A window of the Gemmatirosa kalamazoonensis genome harbors these coding sequences:
- a CDS encoding MFS transporter — MDGLTFGVWVAHLPLVKSGLRLSDLAFSAALAGLVAGAFVAQPMAGALATRFGSRRMTRVASVAACLTLALPALAPSLAALVAATALLGFTRGATEVPMNAQATLYELRVGAPRMSTFHACFSLGGFAGAGIAALLLRAGSPAAATLAGVGAGCAVVSALVSRHLLRDTPHPDAPDDHAHLSLGTLLRDGALVALGALAFCGMFGEGAMADWSALLLERTTGAAPAAAALGYAAFSVAMTLGRATGDAVIAAVGRARTLRASGVLAAAGLTLALVAPYAAAVAGCAIVGLGYANLVPILFSASGRRAGHAGIAAVSTVGYAGFVVGPPVIGGLSQLLGSLPIALVVVALFALAIAAGAGVVSRET, encoded by the coding sequence ATCGACGGGCTCACGTTCGGCGTCTGGGTCGCGCACCTGCCGCTCGTGAAGAGCGGGCTGCGCCTCTCCGATCTCGCGTTCTCCGCCGCGCTCGCGGGGCTCGTCGCCGGCGCGTTCGTCGCGCAGCCGATGGCCGGCGCGCTCGCCACGCGCTTCGGCAGCCGCCGCATGACGCGCGTCGCGTCGGTCGCCGCGTGCCTCACGCTCGCGCTCCCCGCGCTCGCGCCGTCGCTCGCCGCGCTCGTCGCCGCGACCGCGCTGCTCGGCTTCACGCGGGGCGCCACCGAGGTGCCGATGAACGCGCAGGCGACGCTGTACGAGCTGCGCGTCGGCGCGCCGCGCATGTCGACGTTCCACGCGTGCTTCAGCCTCGGCGGCTTCGCCGGGGCGGGCATCGCCGCGCTGCTCCTGCGCGCGGGCTCCCCCGCGGCCGCCACGCTCGCCGGCGTCGGCGCGGGGTGCGCGGTCGTCTCGGCGCTCGTCAGCCGCCATCTCCTGCGCGACACGCCACACCCCGACGCGCCGGACGATCATGCGCACCTCTCGCTCGGGACGCTGCTGCGCGACGGGGCGCTCGTGGCCCTCGGCGCGCTCGCGTTCTGCGGCATGTTCGGGGAGGGCGCGATGGCCGACTGGAGCGCGCTCCTGCTCGAGCGCACCACCGGCGCCGCGCCGGCCGCCGCGGCGCTCGGCTACGCGGCGTTCTCGGTCGCGATGACGCTCGGCCGCGCGACCGGCGACGCGGTGATCGCCGCGGTCGGTCGCGCGCGGACGCTGCGCGCGAGCGGCGTGCTCGCCGCCGCGGGACTCACGCTCGCCCTCGTCGCCCCGTACGCCGCCGCGGTCGCCGGCTGCGCGATCGTGGGGCTCGGCTACGCGAACCTCGTCCCGATCCTGTTCAGCGCGAGCGGCCGACGCGCCGGCCACGCCGGCATCGCCGCCGTGTCGACGGTGGGCTACGCCGGATTCGTCGTCGGCCCACCGGTCATCGGCGGCCTGTCACAGCTGCTCGGCAGCCTGCCGATCGCGCTCGTGGTGGTGGCGCTGTTCGCGCTGGCGATCGCCGCGGGGGCCGGCGTCGTGTCGCGCGAGACGTGA